A genomic window from Glycine soja cultivar W05 chromosome 10, ASM419377v2, whole genome shotgun sequence includes:
- the LOC114370475 gene encoding uncharacterized protein LOC114370475 — MGQLAQDKAERPTRTFGANTEKNPKEECKAVLTRGQKKAQEEGKVEEEDRTEEDRTEIPEGRIEEEEKVASPPTTKSQKAREARKEEPPALPQDLPYPVVPTKKNKERYFKRFLEIFKGLEITMPFREALQQMPLYSKFMKDILTKKGKYIDNENIVVGGNCSAIIQRKLPKKFKDPGSVTIPCTIGKETVNKALIDLGASINLMPLSMCKRIGNLKIDPTKMTLQLADRSITRPYGVVEDVLVKVRHFTFPVDFVIMDIEEDTDIPLILGRPFMLTSNCVVDMGNGNLELSIDNQKITFDLFKAMKYLQEGWKCFRVEEIDKEDVSILETPQSSLEKAMVNALDCLTSEEEKDLKACLEDLDRQDSIPEGEAKFETLEEKVPSEKKKVELKILPDHLKYVFLEEDKPVVISNALTTEEENRLVDILKKHREAIG, encoded by the coding sequence ATGGGCCAATTGGCACAAGACAAAGCTGAACGGCCCACCAGAACTTTCGGGGCTAACACGGAGAAGAATCCAAAGGAAGAATGCAAGGCCGTGCTGACTCGAGGGCAGAAGAAAGCACAGGAGGAAGGtaaggttgaagaagaagacCGGACAGAGGAAGATAGGACAGAGATACCAGAGGGAaggatagaagaagaagagaaggtggCATCACCACCTACAACCAAGAGCCAGAAAGCACGGGAAGCCAGGAAAGAAGAACCACCAGCCCTACCACAAGATCTcccatatcctgtggtacccACCAAGAAGAACAAGGAACGCTACTTCAAGCGTTTCTTGGAAATATTCAAAGGGCTGGAGATCACTATGCCATTCAGGGAAGCCTTACAGCAGATGCCCCTCTACTCCAAATTTATGAAAGACATCCTCACCAAGAAGGGGAAGTACATTGACAATGAGAACATTGTGGTAGGGGGTAACTGCAGTGCTATAATACAGAGGAAGCTACCCAAGAAGTTTAAGGACCCCGGAAGTGTTACCATTCCGTGCACCATAGGGAAGGAGACGGTGAACAAGGCCCTCATTGACTTGGGAGCAAGTATCAATCTGATGCCCTTGTCAATGTGTAAAAGAATTGGGAATCTGAAGATAGATCCTACCAAGATGACGCTTCAGCTAGCTGACCGCTCGATTACAAGACCGTACGGGGTGGTAGAAGATGTCCTAGTCAAGGTACGCCACTTTACTTTTCCGGTGGACTTTGTCATAATGGATATCGAAGAAGACACAGACATTCCCCTCATCCTAGGCAGACCATTCATGCTGACTTCCAACTGTGTGGTGGATATGGGGAATGGGAACTTGGAGCTGAGTATTGACAACCAGAAGATCACCTTCGACCTCTTCAAAGCAATGAAGTATCTACAGGAAGGTTGGAAGTGTTTCAGAGTAGAAGAGATTGATAAGGAAGACGTCAGTATTCTTGAGACACCACAGTCTTCACTGGAGAAAGCAATGGTAAATGCTTTGGACTGTCTAACCAGTGAAGAGGAGAAAGATCTAAAGGCTTGCTTGGAAGACTTGGATCGACAAGACAGTATTCCGGAGGGAGAAGCCAAGTTTGAGACGCTAGAAGAGAAAGTTCCGTCCGAGAAGAAGAAGGTAGAGTTGAAGATATTACCCGATCATTTAAAGTATGTGTTCTTGGAGGAAGACAAGCCTGTGGTAATCAGCAATGCACTCACGACAGAAGAGGAAAATAGGTTAGTAGATATCCTCAAGAAACACAGGGAGGCTATTGGATGA